The following coding sequences are from one Dreissena polymorpha isolate Duluth1 chromosome 8, UMN_Dpol_1.0, whole genome shotgun sequence window:
- the LOC127840397 gene encoding uncharacterized protein LOC127840397: protein MLKTVAILLLGALAANANYYGGEFGGKFGGLSSGFGVGHGLDGAGLGGWGGIGGHGLSVGYGKGGMGIGGGFGGWEPVGFGAKGGFSMSSGYRNAGLGIGGSVGGLGLGGIGGTGGFGIGSGYGKEGLAFGGGLGGWGDSTSGLRKGSLNGGGYGLDDGYGLLVAGSKVGIGLDGGFEGYGLGAGYGAGLRGAGSNRGFGLESGIGGYGLVGGFGGERGQADLKGGFANGFGLRGVGMTEGFDNGFDNGFDNGFDNGFVSGRGIVGQSGAESGIGGRLGQGHDNGFVSGGRGLVGGFGTGYGQVAGFSGGTGFNMNN from the exons ATGCTTAAGACTGTTGCTATCCTGTTGCTAGGCGCCTTGGCCGCCAATGCTAACTACTACGGTGGAGAGTTTGGCGGGAAATTCG GCGGCCTCAGCTCAGGTTTCGGTGTCGGCCATGGTCTTGATGGTGCCGGCCTCGGAGGGTGGGGAGGCATCGGGGGCCACGGACTCTCGGTCGGATACGGAAAGGGAGGCATGGGTATCGGCGGCGGTTTCGGAGGTTGGGAACCGGTTGGGTTCGGCGCAAAGGGAGGCTTCAGTATGTCTAGCGGATACAGAAATGCGGGTCTTGGTATTGGAGGCAGCGTTGGCGGTTTGGGATTGGGAGGAATTGGCGGAACAGGAGGCTTCGGAATCGGGAGCGGATACGGAAAGGAAGGTCTTGCATTTGGTGGCGGGCTCGGCGGATGGGGAGATTCCACGAGTGGTTTAAGAAAGGGAAGTCTGAACGGAGGCGGTTATGGTCTCGATGACGGATACGGTCTTTTGGTAGCCGGAAGCAAGGTTGGAATCGGTCTTGACGGTGGATTTGAAGGTTACGGTCTCGGTGCTGGATACGGAGCAGGTCTCAGAGGAGCCGGAAGCAATCGAGGCTTTGGACTTGAAAGCGGAATTGGTGGGTACGGTCTTGTTGGCGGATTCGGCGGGGAGCGCGGTCAGGCAGATCTGAAGGGCGGTTTTGCCAACGGATTTGGACTGCGCGGTGTCGGTATGACGGAAGGCTTCGACAACGGTTTCGACAACGGGTTCGACAACGGGTTTGACAACGGATTCGTCTCCGGTCGTGGTATTGTAGGACAATCCGGTGCTGAATCTGGCATCGGCGGTCGCCTCGGACAAGGCCACGATAACGGGTTCGTCTCCGGTGGTCGCGGTCTGGTCGGAGGTTTCGGTACCGGGTATGGACAAGTGGCCGGATTTTCTGGCGGCACGGGATTCAACATGAACAACTAA
- the LOC127841002 gene encoding uncharacterized protein LOC127841002, whose protein sequence is MLKTVAILLLGALAANADYYSGGKFGGLSSGFGVSHGLGGVGLGGWGGIGGHGLLGGYGKGGIGLGGGYGGLELGGFGGKGGFGVGSGFGGWGHGGFGKYGDYGLVSGFGKGGLGLSGGLSGWGGSLGGFGKGGLIGGSYGLDSGYGAGLWGSGSKGGFGLTSGLGGYGLGAQYGGAFGLGGLKGYDNDFDDGFYNNGFMSGRGMSGGFGSGYGIGGGFGQSYGSGLVSGHRGLVGGYGIGGGFRHGSGLQGVGLKGGFDNGFDNGFDNGFDNNGFVSGRVGGFGAGYGIGGGVGQSFSSGLVSGHSGQVGGFGAGFGQQTGFGHQAGFAGGNRFNN, encoded by the exons ATGCTGAAGACTGTTGCTATCCTGTTGTTAGGCGCGCTTGCAGCTAACGCCGACTACTACAGTGGCGGGAAATTCG GCGGCCTCAGCTCAGGTTTCGGTGTCAGCCATGGTCTTGGAGGTGTCGGCCTCGGAGGATGGGGAGGCATCGGGGGCCACGGACTCTTGGGCGGATACGGAAAGGGAGGTATTGGTCTCGGCGGCGGTTATGGCGGTTTGGAACTGGGCGGATTCGGCGGAAAGGGAGGCTTCGGTGTTGGGAGTGGATTTGGCGGATGGGGACATGGCGGATTTGGAAAATATGGGGACTATGGACTTGTAAGCGGATTCGGCAAGGGAGGCCTTGGTTTGTCCGGCGGTCTCAGCGGATGGGGAGGCTCCTTGGGCGGTTTCGGAAAGGGAGGTCTAATCGGTGGCTCTTACGGTCTCGATTCCGGATACGGAGCTGGTCTTTGGGGCTCCGGAAGCAAGGGAGGCTTCGGTCTTACCAGCGGATTGGGCGGATACGGTCTTGGTGCCCAATACGGCGGCGCGTTCGGCCTGGGAG GTCTGAAGGGTTACGACAACGATTTTGACGACGGGTTCTACAACAACGGATTCATGTCCGGTCGTGGTATGTCGGGAGGATTCGGTTCCGGATATGGCATCGGCGGTGGATTCGGACAAAGCTACGGCAGTGGATTGGTCTCGGGTCATCGCGGTCTGGTGGGAGGATACGGCATCGGCGGTGGATTCAGACACGGATCAGGACTGCAAGGTGTCGGTCTGAAGGGAGGCTTCGACAACGGATTCGACAACGGGTTCGATAACGGGTTCGACAACAACGGATTCGTCTCCGGTCGTGTTGGAGGATTCGGTGCCGGATATGGCATCGGTGGCGGCGTCGGACAAAGCTTCAGCAGTGGATTGGTCTCAGGTCATTCCGGTCAGGTAGGAGGATTCGGAGCCGGATTTGGACAACAGACCGGATTCGGACACCAAGCCGGATTCGCTGGCGGCAATAGATTCAACAATTAA